One genomic segment of Pandoraea sputorum includes these proteins:
- the tsaD gene encoding tRNA (adenosine(37)-N6)-threonylcarbamoyltransferase complex transferase subunit TsaD: MLVLGIESSCDETGLALYDTEAGLLSHALHSQIAMHREYGGVVPELASRDHIRRALPLAEEVLAQAGKPLSAVDAIAYTQGPGLAGALLVGASVANALAFALDRPVVGVHHLEGHLLSPLLAPDAPDFPFVALLVSGGHTQLMEVRAFGQYAMLGETLDDAAGEAFDKTAKLLGLGYPGGPAVSRLADFGTPGRYDLPRPMKHSGNLDFSFSGLKTAVLTQVRNLGGNVCEQEKADLARGFVDAIVDVLVAKSMAALKQTGMKTLVVAGGVGANAQLRAGLNEAARRRGYRVHYPDLAFCTDNGAMIAFAGAMRLKHWPDEADSEYAYTVRPRWDLADIVRSV; this comes from the coding sequence ATGCTGGTTCTAGGCATTGAAAGCTCCTGCGACGAAACCGGGCTCGCCCTCTACGACACCGAGGCCGGGCTGCTCTCGCACGCGCTGCATTCGCAGATTGCGATGCATCGCGAGTACGGCGGCGTGGTGCCCGAACTAGCCTCGCGCGACCACATTCGTCGCGCCTTGCCATTAGCCGAAGAGGTCCTCGCGCAAGCTGGCAAGCCGCTGAGCGCCGTCGACGCCATCGCCTACACGCAGGGCCCCGGTCTCGCAGGCGCGCTGCTGGTGGGCGCAAGCGTCGCCAACGCCCTCGCGTTCGCGCTCGACCGTCCGGTCGTCGGCGTGCACCACCTAGAAGGCCATTTGCTGTCGCCGCTGCTCGCCCCGGACGCACCCGACTTCCCCTTCGTCGCCTTGCTGGTCTCCGGCGGCCACACGCAACTGATGGAAGTCCGCGCGTTCGGACAGTACGCCATGCTCGGCGAAACGCTCGACGATGCCGCCGGTGAAGCCTTCGACAAGACGGCCAAACTGCTCGGCCTCGGCTACCCGGGGGGCCCCGCCGTCTCGCGCCTGGCCGACTTCGGCACGCCGGGACGCTACGACCTGCCGCGTCCGATGAAGCACTCGGGCAATCTGGATTTCAGCTTCAGTGGCCTGAAGACGGCGGTGCTCACCCAGGTCCGCAATCTCGGCGGCAATGTGTGCGAACAGGAAAAGGCCGACCTCGCACGCGGCTTCGTCGACGCGATTGTCGACGTCCTTGTCGCCAAGTCGATGGCCGCCCTGAAGCAAACCGGGATGAAGACGCTGGTCGTCGCGGGTGGCGTGGGTGCCAACGCCCAATTGCGGGCCGGACTGAACGAAGCGGCACGCCGCCGGGGATATCGCGTGCATTACCCCGACCTCGCGTTCTGCACCGATAACGGCGCGATGATCGCCTTTGCGGGCGCGATGCGCCTCAAGCACTGGCCGGACGAAGCGGATAGCGAATACGCCTACACGGTGCGCCCGCGCTGGGATCTGGCGGATATCGTGCGAAGTGTGTGA
- a CDS encoding NAD(P)/FAD-dependent oxidoreductase translates to MEKFDVAVVGAGAAGLMCAAVAGQLGLRVVLIDHATRLAEKIRISGGGRCNFTNINAGPANYLSENPRFCRSALARYTPRDFLDLLKRHRIAWHEKHRGQLFCDESAEDVIEMLRNECAAGHVHWRMPCAVHTVAYTEAGGAHRYHLTTDAGHIAAKRLVIATGGLSIPKIGATYWGYRIARQFGLDIVEPRPALVPLMFDASTWAPFAGLSGLSLEVDVSTGKGKDAGSFLEDLLFTHRGLSGPAILQISSFWTPGQPITLNLAPTSDIEAALFEAKASSKRQLSNLLAQWVPARLADAWVANSGLSPQARVQELPDKALRSLAQAFSGWTLKPCGSEGWRKAEVTRGGVDTRALSSATLEARTQPGLHFVGEVVDVTGWLGGYNFQWAWASAVACARAMSESIQAGKAAGDGT, encoded by the coding sequence ATGGAAAAGTTTGATGTAGCGGTTGTGGGTGCTGGCGCAGCTGGCCTGATGTGCGCGGCAGTGGCCGGGCAGTTGGGCCTGCGCGTGGTGCTCATCGACCATGCGACGCGTCTCGCTGAGAAGATTCGAATCTCGGGCGGCGGTCGCTGCAATTTCACCAATATCAATGCGGGCCCGGCGAACTATCTGTCGGAGAATCCGCGTTTCTGCCGTTCGGCGCTCGCGCGTTACACCCCGCGCGACTTCCTCGACCTGCTCAAGCGCCATCGCATTGCGTGGCACGAAAAGCATCGCGGTCAACTCTTCTGCGACGAAAGTGCCGAAGACGTCATCGAAATGCTGCGAAACGAGTGCGCTGCGGGGCATGTGCACTGGCGCATGCCATGCGCGGTCCATACGGTCGCGTACACCGAGGCCGGTGGGGCGCACCGCTATCATTTGACGACAGATGCCGGACATATCGCCGCAAAACGTCTCGTGATTGCAACCGGTGGGCTGTCGATTCCGAAAATCGGGGCGACGTACTGGGGGTATCGGATTGCCCGTCAGTTCGGTCTGGATATCGTGGAGCCAAGACCGGCACTCGTCCCGCTGATGTTCGACGCGTCGACCTGGGCACCCTTCGCCGGACTGTCCGGTTTGTCGCTGGAAGTCGATGTCAGCACGGGCAAAGGTAAGGATGCGGGCAGCTTTCTTGAGGATCTGTTGTTCACGCACCGCGGTCTGTCCGGTCCGGCGATTCTTCAGATTTCCAGTTTCTGGACGCCGGGACAGCCGATTACACTGAATCTCGCACCGACGTCCGACATCGAGGCGGCACTGTTCGAAGCCAAGGCGTCGTCCAAACGTCAATTGAGCAACTTGCTGGCGCAGTGGGTTCCGGCGCGATTGGCGGATGCTTGGGTTGCCAATAGTGGCCTCTCGCCGCAAGCGCGCGTGCAGGAGTTGCCGGACAAGGCGTTGCGCTCGCTCGCACAGGCGTTTTCCGGCTGGACGCTCAAGCCTTGCGGGTCGGAAGGGTGGCGCAAGGCGGAAGTGACGCGCGGCGGCGTCGACACCCGTGCGTTGTCCTCGGCCACGCTGGAGGCGCGCACGCAACCGGGGCTGCATTTCGTGGGGGAAGTGGTCGACGTGACGGGCTGGCTCGGCGGCTACAACTTCCAGTGGGCGTGGGCGTCCGCGGTAGCCTGCGCGCGGGCAATGTCCGAAAGCATCCAGGCGGGCAAGGCCGCCGGGGACGGCACCTGA
- a CDS encoding GatB/YqeY domain-containing protein — MSLKERINEDMKTAMRAKAADKLGTIRLLLAAIKQKEVDERITLDDAATVAIVDKLIKQRKDSISQFQAAGRADLADKEAAEVEVLMVYMPQQLSADEVAQAVKAAVAQTGAVGPQDMGKVMGVLKGLLAGRADMTAVSAQVKAALAA; from the coding sequence ATGAGTCTGAAAGAACGCATTAACGAAGACATGAAGACGGCCATGCGTGCCAAGGCCGCCGACAAACTGGGGACCATCCGCCTGCTGCTTGCGGCAATCAAACAAAAGGAAGTCGACGAGCGCATCACCCTCGATGACGCGGCCACCGTTGCCATCGTCGACAAACTGATCAAACAACGCAAAGATTCCATCAGTCAGTTCCAGGCCGCTGGCCGCGCCGATCTGGCCGATAAGGAAGCCGCCGAAGTCGAAGTACTCATGGTCTACATGCCGCAGCAACTCTCGGCAGACGAAGTTGCTCAGGCGGTGAAAGCGGCCGTGGCGCAAACGGGCGCAGTCGGCCCGCAGGACATGGGTAAGGTGATGGGCGTGCTCAAGGGTCTGTTGGCGGGCCGTGCCGACATGACCGCCGTGTCCGCGCAAGTGAAGGCGGCGTTGGCTGCGTAA
- the dnaG gene encoding DNA primase has product MIPQSFLQDLLNRVDIVEVVGRYVQLKKGGANFMGLCPFHNEKSPSFTVSPTKQFYHCFGCGAHGSAISFLMEHAGLGFVEAVEELARNVGLDVPREAPLPGAPAPAAQRAQTLGLVDVMTRACDYYRKQLRGAPVAIEYLKRRGLTGEIAAHFGLGYAPEAWQNLEAAFENYRDDQLLDAGLVIESEKGEPGSTKRRYDRFRDRIMFPIRNTKGQVIAFGGRVLDKGEPKYLNSPETPLFSKGSELYGLFEARIGIRDAGYVLVVEGYMDVVALAQLGFPQAVATLGTACTPMHVQKLLRQTETVVFSFDGDAAGRRAARRALEACLPHADDNRSFKFLFLPSEHDPDSYVREHGTQAFADEVSRAMPMSQFLIGEVTAGKEMHQPEGRARALFEAKPLLQQMPANALRGQIIHALAERVGSSVEEVAELCELHIGAARRQNTWDKAPAKREKRRVVGTEHRALQNLLMFPALGNELTEEETKILREMGQHGEIFSEVLTLCREMGAQADFRYMSDRLRISPNWASFDDIIREILAFEENARDLMLFDPADEAQVERREEQIALRLTELRSAIRRLQYDRLCEELETIFKRASLTPDELRHAQALSRERDELKRWLATASTGGARS; this is encoded by the coding sequence GTGATTCCCCAGTCGTTTTTGCAGGACTTGCTCAACCGCGTCGATATTGTCGAGGTGGTGGGTCGTTACGTGCAGTTGAAGAAGGGCGGGGCGAACTTCATGGGGCTGTGCCCCTTTCATAACGAGAAGTCGCCCTCATTTACGGTAAGTCCCACCAAGCAGTTCTATCACTGCTTCGGGTGTGGCGCGCACGGCAGCGCGATCAGCTTCCTCATGGAGCATGCCGGGCTCGGATTTGTCGAAGCCGTGGAAGAGTTGGCCCGCAACGTCGGGCTGGACGTGCCGCGAGAAGCGCCGCTGCCGGGCGCACCGGCACCGGCTGCGCAACGCGCGCAGACTCTCGGCCTCGTCGACGTCATGACGCGCGCTTGCGACTACTACCGCAAGCAGCTGCGCGGCGCGCCGGTGGCCATCGAATATTTGAAGCGACGCGGATTGACGGGTGAAATTGCAGCGCATTTCGGGCTCGGTTACGCCCCGGAAGCCTGGCAGAACCTGGAAGCTGCGTTCGAGAATTATCGCGACGACCAGTTGCTTGACGCCGGTCTTGTCATCGAAAGCGAGAAGGGTGAGCCGGGCAGCACGAAGCGACGCTACGACCGTTTTCGCGACCGGATCATGTTTCCGATCCGCAATACGAAAGGGCAGGTCATCGCCTTCGGCGGACGCGTGCTGGACAAGGGCGAGCCCAAGTATCTGAACTCTCCCGAGACACCGCTCTTTAGCAAGGGCAGCGAGCTATACGGGTTGTTCGAGGCGCGCATCGGCATTCGCGACGCGGGTTACGTGCTGGTGGTCGAAGGCTATATGGATGTCGTGGCGCTGGCTCAGTTGGGCTTTCCGCAGGCGGTCGCGACGCTCGGTACGGCTTGCACGCCGATGCATGTGCAGAAGCTGCTGCGCCAGACCGAAACGGTGGTGTTCAGCTTCGATGGCGATGCGGCGGGGCGCCGGGCGGCGCGTCGTGCGCTTGAAGCTTGCCTGCCACACGCCGACGACAACCGGAGTTTCAAGTTTCTGTTTTTGCCGAGCGAGCACGATCCGGACAGCTATGTGCGCGAGCACGGCACGCAAGCGTTTGCCGACGAAGTCTCGCGCGCCATGCCGATGTCGCAGTTCCTGATCGGTGAAGTGACGGCAGGCAAGGAAATGCACCAGCCAGAAGGGCGGGCGCGTGCGTTGTTCGAGGCAAAACCGCTGTTGCAGCAGATGCCCGCTAACGCGCTGCGTGGCCAGATCATTCATGCGCTCGCCGAGCGCGTGGGCAGTTCGGTCGAGGAAGTCGCGGAGCTTTGCGAGTTGCACATCGGCGCTGCGCGCCGTCAGAACACGTGGGACAAAGCGCCGGCCAAGCGCGAGAAGCGTCGCGTGGTCGGCACCGAGCATCGGGCGTTACAGAACTTGCTGATGTTCCCGGCGCTGGGAAACGAATTAACCGAAGAAGAGACCAAGATTTTGCGGGAGATGGGGCAGCACGGCGAGATTTTCTCGGAAGTGCTGACGCTGTGCCGCGAAATGGGTGCGCAGGCCGATTTCCGCTATATGTCGGATCGGCTGCGGATTTCGCCGAACTGGGCCAGTTTCGACGACATCATCCGCGAAATTCTGGCATTTGAAGAAAATGCGCGGGATCTGATGTTGTTTGATCCGGCCGATGAGGCGCAGGTCGAGCGTCGCGAAGAGCAAATCGCCTTGCGCCTCACCGAGTTGCGTAGTGCCATCCGGCGTTTGCAGTACGACCGGCTGTGCGAAGAATTGGAGACGATTTTCAAGCGGGCGTCGTTGACGCCCGATGAATTGCGCCACGCTCAGGCGCTGTCACGGGAACGTGACGAATTGAAGCGGTGGCTGGCTACGGCCAGCACAGGAGGCGCGCGAAGTTGA